Proteins encoded by one window of Candidatus Finniella inopinata:
- the dnaK gene encoding molecular chaperone DnaK, whose translation MAKVIGIDLGTTNSCVSVMEGATARVIENSEGARTTPSMVAFTQGGERLVGQSAKRQAVTNPENTLFAIKRLIGRSFKDPMTQKDIGLVPYKICEAENGDAWVHSRDQKYSPSQISAFILQKMKETAEAYLGETVTQAVITVPAYFNDAQRQATKDAGKIAGLEVLRIINEPTAAALAYGLEKKAHGTVAVYDLGGGTFDVSVLEIGDGVFEVKSTNGDTFLGGEDFDARIMDYIADEFQKEQGIDLRKDKLALQRLKEAAEKAKIELSASMQTDINLPFITADAAGPKHLNLQLTRSKFESLVDDLIQRTVEPCRAALKDAGLTAKDIDEVILVGGMTRIPKIMETVKSFFQREPHRGVNPDEVVAIGAAIQGGVLKGDVKDVLLLDVTPLSLGIETLGGIFTRLIDRNTTIPTRKSQVFSTAEDGQTAVTIRVFQGEREIAAQNKSLGQFDLMGIAPAPRGTPQIEVTFDIDANGIVQVSAKDKATGKEQQIRIQASGGLSEADIQQMVKDAELNAAEDKVRREMIETKNQAEAMVHSTEKSLKEHGDKVSETDKASIQSAIDDLKQAITAENADEMKAKLEILTQVSMKLGEAIYKASSPEAGQAPTSEATDEIVDAEFKNVDDTDRKQA comes from the coding sequence ATGGCTAAAGTCATTGGAATCGATTTAGGTACGACGAACTCTTGTGTTTCTGTAATGGAGGGCGCAACTGCCCGTGTTATAGAGAACAGCGAGGGTGCAAGAACAACCCCTTCAATGGTTGCGTTTACTCAAGGGGGCGAACGCCTGGTAGGGCAGTCGGCTAAACGTCAGGCAGTAACCAACCCTGAAAACACTTTATTTGCCATTAAACGGTTAATTGGGCGGTCGTTTAAAGACCCCATGACCCAAAAGGATATTGGCCTTGTTCCTTACAAAATTTGCGAGGCTGAAAATGGTGACGCCTGGGTGCACTCACGTGATCAAAAATACAGCCCCAGCCAGATTAGCGCCTTCATCTTGCAAAAAATGAAGGAAACGGCAGAGGCCTATTTAGGTGAAACCGTCACACAAGCTGTGATCACTGTTCCTGCCTATTTTAATGACGCCCAACGTCAAGCAACCAAAGACGCCGGCAAAATCGCTGGCTTGGAAGTTTTGCGTATTATCAACGAGCCAACAGCGGCTGCTTTGGCCTATGGTCTGGAAAAGAAAGCCCATGGGACTGTTGCTGTTTATGACTTGGGTGGTGGAACATTCGACGTATCTGTTTTGGAAATTGGCGATGGTGTGTTTGAAGTCAAATCAACCAATGGCGATACGTTCTTGGGTGGTGAAGACTTTGATGCGCGTATAATGGATTACATTGCGGATGAGTTTCAAAAGGAACAAGGTATTGACCTTCGCAAAGACAAGCTAGCCCTGCAACGGTTAAAAGAAGCTGCCGAAAAAGCGAAGATTGAATTGTCAGCATCTATGCAAACGGACATCAATCTGCCCTTTATCACGGCTGACGCGGCGGGTCCAAAGCATTTGAATCTGCAATTAACGCGTTCTAAATTTGAATCGCTGGTTGATGACTTGATTCAACGTACTGTTGAGCCATGCCGCGCTGCCCTAAAAGATGCTGGCTTGACTGCCAAAGACATTGACGAGGTGATCTTGGTGGGTGGAATGACCCGCATTCCAAAAATAATGGAAACCGTCAAATCATTCTTCCAACGCGAACCTCACCGTGGGGTTAACCCTGATGAAGTGGTGGCGATTGGTGCGGCTATTCAGGGGGGCGTTTTAAAAGGCGACGTTAAAGACGTTCTTTTGTTGGATGTTACGCCATTGTCATTGGGTATCGAAACATTGGGTGGAATCTTTACACGATTGATTGACCGCAACACGACCATACCGACCCGCAAAAGCCAAGTCTTTTCAACGGCGGAAGATGGTCAAACAGCCGTGACAATTCGGGTTTTCCAGGGTGAACGAGAAATCGCAGCCCAAAATAAAAGCCTGGGGCAATTTGATCTGATGGGGATCGCGCCAGCGCCAAGAGGGACGCCGCAAATTGAAGTCACCTTTGACATTGATGCGAATGGTATTGTTCAAGTCTCTGCCAAAGATAAGGCGACGGGTAAGGAACAACAAATCCGTATTCAAGCCTCGGGTGGATTATCAGAGGCCGATATTCAGCAGATGGTCAAAGATGCGGAATTGAATGCAGCTGAGGACAAGGTACGTCGGGAAATGATTGAAACAAAGAACCAGGCGGAAGCCATGGTTCACAGCACCGAAAAAAGCTTGAAAGAACATGGGGATAAAGTTTCAGAGACTGATAAGGCCAGTATTCAATCGGCTATTGATGACCTAAAGCAGGCCATAACGGCTGAAAATGCTGATGAGATGAAGGCGAAATTAGAAATTTTGACCCAAGTGTCCATGAAACTAGGTGAAGCTATTTACAAGGCATCTTCCCCAGAGGCTGGTCAAGCGCCAACGTCAGAGGCAACGGATGAAATTGTTGATGCTGAGTTTAAAAACGTGGACGATACAGATCGTAAACAGGCTTAG